In Methylotenera mobilis JLW8, the following are encoded in one genomic region:
- a CDS encoding glycosyltransferase, whose product MKILFISDVYFPRINGVSTSIRTFVEQMQGLGHEVHLIAPDYGIATQDESWIKRIPARSIYFDPEDKLMKYGEVLQRLPGLKREKYDIVHIHTPFVAHYVGLKLASELNVPCVETYHTFFEDYLHHYLPWIPKPMARGVARMISKRQCNAVDAIVAPSQPMLDVLRGYGVKVNAEVVPTGLQMESFKAADGKAFRQKYKIPLERPMLLYVGRVAFEKNIAFLLQMLKVLVQDVPDALLVITGEGPAEGSLHRLSQELGLAHNVKFIGYLDRELELNACYQAADVFVFSSKSETQGLVLLEAMAQGTPVVAIAELGTASILLDGQGALIAPDHVEGFSDKVKHLLMYPEERFELGIRARTYVLAKWTASIQAERMVQFYGSLINTRPVANGAYVSIAG is encoded by the coding sequence ATGAAAATATTATTTATTTCTGATGTATATTTCCCACGTATTAACGGTGTTTCAACTTCGATTAGAACCTTTGTCGAGCAAATGCAAGGTTTGGGTCATGAGGTGCATTTGATTGCGCCAGACTATGGCATTGCCACACAAGACGAGTCATGGATTAAGCGCATTCCGGCGCGCAGTATTTATTTCGATCCAGAAGATAAACTGATGAAATACGGTGAGGTGCTACAGCGTTTGCCGGGGTTGAAGCGAGAAAAGTATGACATCGTACACATCCATACGCCGTTTGTTGCGCATTATGTAGGCTTGAAGCTGGCGAGTGAGTTAAATGTACCGTGTGTAGAAACCTACCATACCTTTTTTGAAGATTACCTGCATCATTATTTACCTTGGATACCTAAGCCTATGGCGCGTGGTGTTGCGAGAATGATCTCCAAGCGCCAGTGTAATGCTGTGGATGCGATAGTAGCACCGTCGCAACCGATGCTGGATGTTTTGCGCGGCTACGGCGTTAAAGTGAATGCAGAAGTAGTGCCTACTGGCTTACAAATGGAAAGCTTTAAGGCTGCAGACGGCAAGGCGTTCAGGCAAAAATATAAAATACCTTTAGAGCGCCCTATGTTGCTGTATGTGGGTCGGGTTGCATTCGAGAAGAACATTGCTTTCTTGCTGCAAATGCTCAAAGTGTTAGTACAAGACGTGCCGGATGCATTGTTAGTCATTACTGGCGAAGGTCCTGCTGAAGGCAGTTTGCATCGTTTGTCTCAAGAACTGGGGCTGGCACATAACGTGAAATTTATTGGCTACTTGGATAGAGAGTTAGAGCTGAATGCGTGTTACCAAGCTGCAGATGTGTTTGTGTTTTCTTCAAAAAGTGAAACTCAGGGGTTAGTGTTACTGGAAGCGATGGCCCAGGGTACTCCGGTAGTTGCAATTGCAGAGCTTGGCACCGCTTCAATCTTGTTGGATGGACAAGGGGCTTTGATTGCGCCTGACCATGTTGAAGGTTTTTCTGACAAAGTGAAGCACTTATTAATGTACCCAGAAGAGCGTTTTGAGCTAGGTATTCGTGCCAGAACTTATGTGTTGGCAAAGTGGACAGCATCTATCCAGGCGGAGCGTATGGTGCAGTTTTACGGCAGTTTGATTAATACACGGCCCGTGGCAAATGGCGCGTATGTGTCAATTGCCGGATAA
- a CDS encoding PstS family phosphate ABC transporter substrate-binding protein — protein sequence MQYQFTKYSTIASLVTSLFALPNFAVAADKIIKIDGSSTVYPITEAVAEEFQKSTKTKVTVGISGTGGGFKKFCRGETDVQNASRPILQKEIDACKEAGVQFIELPVAYDALTVVINPANDFAKKMTTAELKKLWEPAAQGKVKTWNQVNPAWPNTPVKLFGPGADSGTFDYFTEAIVGKAKSSRGDFTASEDDNVLVKGVVGDKGGLAYFGYAYYEENQDKLTAVSIIEKAGKPGVLPSKATIEDGTYQPLARPIFIYVNATAAAFKPEVKAFVNYYLENSKPLIEEVKYVALPAKEQKAVITHWKALKPGTGFGGKPEVGVKIEELLTRIK from the coding sequence ATGCAATACCAGTTTACTAAATATTCAACAATAGCTAGTTTGGTTACATCATTATTTGCACTACCAAACTTTGCTGTAGCTGCCGACAAAATCATTAAGATTGACGGCTCAAGCACAGTTTACCCAATTACTGAAGCGGTTGCTGAAGAGTTCCAAAAATCAACAAAAACTAAAGTAACCGTAGGTATTTCAGGCACAGGTGGCGGCTTTAAAAAATTCTGCCGTGGTGAAACCGATGTGCAAAATGCTTCACGCCCTATTCTGCAAAAAGAAATCGATGCTTGTAAAGAAGCTGGTGTACAGTTTATTGAACTACCTGTAGCTTATGACGCGTTAACTGTGGTGATTAACCCAGCTAACGATTTTGCTAAAAAAATGACAACGGCAGAGCTTAAAAAATTATGGGAGCCTGCAGCGCAAGGTAAAGTAAAAACTTGGAATCAAGTAAACCCTGCATGGCCGAACACACCAGTTAAATTATTTGGTCCAGGTGCTGATTCAGGTACATTTGACTACTTTACTGAAGCGATTGTTGGTAAAGCAAAATCAAGCCGTGGTGACTTTACTGCATCAGAAGATGATAACGTTTTAGTTAAAGGCGTAGTTGGTGACAAAGGCGGTTTAGCTTACTTTGGTTATGCTTACTACGAAGAGAACCAAGACAAGTTAACTGCAGTTTCAATTATTGAAAAAGCAGGTAAGCCAGGTGTATTGCCTTCAAAAGCAACGATTGAAGATGGCACATACCAACCATTAGCTCGCCCTATCTTCATCTACGTGAATGCAACAGCAGCAGCGTTCAAGCCAGAAGTTAAAGCATTTGTTAACTACTACTTGGAAAATAGCAAACCGCTGATTGAAGAGGTAAAATACGTTGCATTACCTGCTAAAGAGCAAAAAGCAGTGATTACTCACTGGAAAGCGCTTAAACCAGGCACAGGCTTTGGTGGCAAACCAGAAGTTGGCGTAAAAATTGAAGAATTGCTAACGCGTATCAAGTAG
- the pepN gene encoding aminopeptidase N — MDIKSNATPKTIYLKDYTPATYRVGHVDLSFALFEDKTIVKSVVQYIRSEGAVSADLVLNGQDQVVTGVEMDGVAFDGYTLTEHQMIIKDAAEKFTLSITSEIDPASNTALEGLYKSQGSYCTQCEAEGFRRITYFQDRPDVLSTFSVRIEGDKSKYPVLLSNGNLIAAGDLEHGRHFTAWSDPFPKPCYLFALVAGNLVRIEDTFQTMSGRQVALHIYVRAGDELQCDHAMQSLKKAMKWDEEKYGREYQLDLFNIVAVSDFNMGAMENTSLNIFNTKLVLAHQETATDTDFYSVEAVIGHEYFHNWTGNRVTCRDWFQLSLKEGLTVFRDQEFSADMNSRAVQRIDDVDQLRRLQFSEDASPLAHAVQPDNFIEISNFYTTTVYEKGAELIRMQHTLLGTDTYRKATDLYFERYDGHAVTCNDFVQCMADASGRDMSQFFLWYKQAGTPTLAASGQYNAAQQQYTLSLTQSQPDTSGQTDKKPLHIPVAVGLLDEHGNETHRTQILEMTAREQSFTFDHVASRPVPSILRGFSAPVKLITDLSDDDLRLLQLKDTDGFNKWESGQTLALRNIERVMADSAADISQFVDDFGVVIEQAVAGAGDKALFARALTLPTIAVIAQTQTVIDPAAIDQARTHILTSIKRAHKDALVRLYDDNANTGAFSVSPAAMGRRALQNIALELLTVTNGTGCATRAKAHYDGANNMTDRVAAMACLTDSTQAERELVFADFYERFKAYQLVVDKWFTLQVMANRPAIFDDFAKLRQHHEFNIKNPNRVRSLYSAFALNNPVQFHHPSGQGYAILRDAIIELNAINPQIASRLVTPLREWKRYAPVLQVQMQSALQAIMDTPNLSNDVFELVSKSLKG, encoded by the coding sequence ATGGACATAAAATCTAACGCTACTCCTAAGACCATCTATCTAAAAGACTACACGCCTGCAACCTACCGAGTTGGGCACGTTGACCTTTCATTTGCATTGTTTGAAGACAAAACCATAGTAAAGTCCGTGGTGCAATATATCAGAAGCGAGGGCGCTGTTTCTGCTGACTTGGTGTTAAATGGGCAAGATCAAGTAGTCACTGGCGTGGAGATGGATGGCGTTGCATTTGATGGCTATACGCTGACTGAGCATCAAATGATCATCAAAGATGCTGCCGAGAAGTTCACACTAAGCATCACCTCCGAAATTGACCCCGCATCCAACACCGCGCTAGAGGGGCTTTATAAATCCCAAGGCAGCTATTGCACGCAATGCGAGGCAGAAGGTTTTCGCCGTATTACTTATTTCCAAGATAGGCCAGATGTGCTGAGCACATTCTCAGTCCGTATTGAGGGTGACAAAAGCAAGTATCCCGTGTTGCTATCCAACGGTAACCTGATTGCTGCTGGTGATTTGGAGCATGGCCGTCACTTTACTGCTTGGAGTGATCCTTTCCCTAAACCGTGCTACCTGTTTGCACTGGTGGCTGGCAATTTGGTGCGTATTGAAGATACTTTCCAAACCATGTCTGGGCGCCAAGTGGCTTTGCATATTTATGTGCGTGCCGGTGATGAGCTACAGTGCGACCACGCCATGCAATCGCTGAAAAAAGCCATGAAGTGGGATGAAGAAAAGTACGGCCGAGAATACCAGCTCGATTTGTTTAATATCGTCGCTGTCAGCGATTTTAATATGGGTGCGATGGAAAACACCTCGCTCAATATTTTTAATACGAAGTTAGTACTAGCTCACCAGGAAACCGCGACGGACACTGATTTTTACAGTGTTGAAGCCGTCATTGGCCATGAATACTTTCATAACTGGACCGGTAACCGCGTTACTTGCCGCGATTGGTTCCAGTTATCGCTTAAAGAAGGCCTTACCGTATTTAGGGATCAAGAGTTTAGTGCAGACATGAACTCACGCGCAGTGCAGCGCATTGATGATGTGGACCAATTACGTCGCCTGCAATTCTCTGAAGATGCTAGTCCATTAGCACATGCGGTTCAGCCTGATAATTTTATCGAGATCAGTAATTTCTACACGACTACCGTGTATGAAAAAGGCGCCGAGTTAATTCGTATGCAGCACACGTTATTGGGTACAGATACTTACCGTAAAGCGACTGACCTGTATTTTGAGCGTTATGACGGACATGCGGTGACTTGCAATGATTTTGTGCAGTGCATGGCTGATGCTTCTGGGCGCGATATGTCACAGTTCTTCTTGTGGTACAAACAGGCAGGCACCCCTACGTTAGCGGCCTCTGGTCAATATAATGCAGCGCAACAGCAGTACACTTTAAGCTTAACGCAGTCACAGCCTGATACCTCAGGGCAAACAGATAAGAAACCGTTGCATATTCCGGTGGCGGTGGGTCTGTTAGACGAGCACGGCAATGAAACACATAGAACACAAATACTAGAAATGACTGCACGTGAACAAAGCTTCACGTTTGATCATGTCGCGTCACGCCCAGTGCCTTCTATCTTACGCGGCTTTTCTGCACCGGTGAAACTCATCACTGACTTAAGTGACGATGACTTGCGTCTGCTGCAGCTAAAAGACACTGATGGTTTTAATAAATGGGAGTCTGGCCAAACGCTGGCACTACGTAATATTGAACGTGTGATGGCCGACAGCGCAGCCGATATTTCGCAATTTGTGGATGATTTTGGCGTGGTGATTGAGCAAGCAGTTGCCGGTGCTGGCGATAAGGCCTTGTTTGCAAGGGCGCTCACCCTGCCAACCATCGCCGTGATTGCACAGACGCAAACCGTGATTGATCCGGCTGCGATAGATCAGGCGCGTACCCATATCCTCACAAGCATTAAACGCGCACACAAAGACGCCTTGGTACGTTTATATGATGACAATGCAAATACAGGTGCATTTTCTGTATCACCTGCGGCCATGGGGCGTAGGGCATTGCAAAATATCGCGCTGGAGCTGCTCACCGTGACCAATGGCACAGGTTGCGCTACTAGAGCCAAAGCGCACTATGATGGCGCCAATAATATGACGGACCGTGTAGCCGCAATGGCTTGCCTGACAGATAGCACACAAGCTGAGCGTGAGTTAGTGTTTGCTGACTTCTACGAACGCTTTAAAGCTTATCAGCTGGTGGTTGATAAATGGTTTACGCTGCAAGTAATGGCGAATAGACCTGCGATTTTTGATGACTTTGCCAAACTACGCCAGCATCATGAGTTTAATATCAAGAACCCTAATCGCGTACGTTCACTGTATTCTGCATTTGCACTTAATAACCCTGTGCAGTTCCATCATCCTAGCGGGCAAGGTTACGCTATTTTGAGGGATGCCATTATTGAGTTAAATGCAATCAACCCGCAAATTGCTTCGCGCCTAGTGACGCCTTTGCGTGAGTGGAAACGCTACGCGCCAGTGCTACAAGTTCAGATGCAGAGTGCGCTGCAAGCGATTATGGATACCCCTAACTTATCTAATGATGTGTTCGAGTTGGTAAGTAAAAGCTTAAAAGGCTAG
- the pstB gene encoding phosphate ABC transporter ATP-binding protein PstB — translation MMTTTTPVKAEARNLSFFYNGGHNAVKNVSMPLYENKITALIGPSGCGKSTFLRCFNRMHDLYPGNKYDGQIIMHPDDTNILEKNVDPIEVRMRISMVFQKPNPFPKSIYENVAYGLRVRGETNRRVVDDKVEEALKGAALWNEVKDRLQDLAFNLSGGQQQRLCIARALATDPEIMLFDEPTSALDPIATANIEELMSELRNKLTILVVTHNMQQAARVSDYTAYMYLGELIEHGETDRIFTRPSRKETEDYITGKFG, via the coding sequence ATGATGACGACAACTACACCAGTAAAAGCTGAAGCACGCAATCTCAGTTTTTTTTATAACGGTGGCCACAATGCAGTTAAAAATGTTTCAATGCCTTTGTATGAAAATAAAATCACAGCATTGATTGGACCTTCTGGTTGCGGCAAATCTACATTTTTACGCTGCTTTAATCGTATGCACGATTTGTACCCTGGTAATAAATACGACGGTCAAATCATCATGCACCCGGATGACACCAACATTTTAGAAAAAAATGTAGACCCAATTGAAGTGCGCATGCGTATTAGCATGGTGTTTCAAAAACCAAATCCGTTTCCAAAATCTATTTACGAGAACGTAGCATACGGCCTGCGTGTACGTGGCGAAACAAACCGTCGCGTAGTGGATGACAAGGTAGAAGAAGCATTAAAAGGTGCCGCACTGTGGAACGAGGTAAAAGACCGTTTGCAAGACTTGGCGTTTAACTTATCAGGTGGTCAACAGCAGCGTCTGTGTATTGCACGTGCCTTAGCAACTGACCCGGAAATTATGCTGTTTGACGAGCCAACATCAGCGCTTGATCCAATCGCTACCGCTAATATTGAAGAACTGATGAGCGAGTTACGCAATAAGCTTACTATTTTAGTGGTAACCCACAACATGCAACAGGCTGCGCGTGTTTCTGACTACACCGCTTACATGTACCTAGGTGAGTTGATTGAGCATGGTGAAACCGACCGCATTTTCACCCGCCCGTCACGTAAAGAGACTGAAGACTACATTACGGGTAAGTTTGGTTAA
- the pstA gene encoding phosphate ABC transporter permease PstA, giving the protein MNTKSANNINKNLDEVRAMIHRHKLKDYIFSIVGLLCLMVGLITLLTLFIDLITQGYPKLLSLSFYTDFPSRRASSAGLLSALVGSSLVMLVTFLSAVPVGVMAAIYLEEYAPKNWFSDLIEINVSNLAAVPSIIYGLLALGLFVYILDLGQSIVTAGLTLGLLILPVVIVATRESIRSIPIAIREAAYAVGATKWQVVYDHVIKYSFGGILTGVIIGMARAIGETAPIITIGALTFIAFLPPSPVTTTAPFLNFEWLSSGFTVLPIQMFSWLSRPSEAFHVNAAAAGVIIILVTLIMNGFAIRMRYKMRKNIKW; this is encoded by the coding sequence ATGAACACCAAATCTGCAAATAACATCAACAAAAATTTAGACGAAGTACGTGCCATGATTCATCGGCACAAACTCAAAGACTATATATTCTCTATCGTTGGCTTATTGTGCCTAATGGTTGGCCTAATTACCTTGCTAACCCTATTTATTGACTTGATCACTCAAGGCTACCCTAAGTTATTATCGCTAAGCTTTTATACAGACTTTCCATCACGTCGCGCTTCTAGCGCTGGGTTGCTGTCAGCTTTGGTGGGCTCATCACTGGTTATGTTGGTCACTTTCCTGTCAGCAGTACCGGTAGGCGTGATGGCTGCAATCTATCTAGAAGAATACGCACCTAAGAACTGGTTCTCTGATCTGATTGAAATTAACGTTTCTAACTTAGCCGCTGTGCCTTCTATTATTTATGGTTTGCTGGCATTAGGCTTATTTGTTTACATTTTAGATCTTGGTCAAAGTATCGTTACCGCAGGTCTAACACTAGGCTTGCTGATACTACCTGTGGTGATTGTGGCAACACGTGAATCAATCCGTAGCATCCCGATTGCAATCCGCGAAGCAGCTTACGCTGTGGGCGCAACCAAATGGCAAGTTGTGTATGACCATGTGATTAAATACTCTTTCGGTGGCATTCTAACCGGCGTAATTATCGGCATGGCGCGTGCCATTGGCGAAACTGCACCGATCATTACCATTGGCGCATTGACCTTCATCGCGTTCTTGCCACCATCCCCAGTAACCACTACGGCTCCATTCCTCAACTTTGAATGGCTTTCATCTGGCTTTACCGTATTACCGATTCAAATGTTTAGCTGGTTATCACGCCCAAGCGAAGCGTTCCATGTGAATGCGGCAGCGGCAGGTGTCATCATCATTTTAGTGACCCTGATCATGAACGGCTTTGCCATCAGAATGCGTTACAAAATGCGTAAAAACATTAAGTGGTAA
- a CDS encoding phosphatase PAP2 family protein — MTSKTRLYLHRMHQLDSNVCVAVNHTSRYRLVRDSFRLASRLGDGVFWYVLMATILLVYGSDGMVPVLHMGLAGLCGTLLYKWLKGKTLRPRPYEVRQDIWLTGKPLDKFSFPSGHTLHAVVFSMVALSYYPQLAFILVPFTLMVALSRVVLGLHYPSDVLAGALIGASIAGLSFLVV, encoded by the coding sequence ATGACATCTAAAACACGTTTATATTTGCACCGCATGCACCAGTTAGATAGTAATGTTTGCGTAGCGGTTAACCATACCAGTCGCTATCGCTTGGTACGTGATAGCTTTCGATTAGCGAGTCGCTTGGGTGATGGTGTATTTTGGTATGTGCTGATGGCAACGATATTATTAGTATATGGTAGCGATGGCATGGTGCCGGTACTGCACATGGGGTTGGCTGGGTTATGCGGCACCTTGTTGTATAAATGGTTAAAAGGGAAAACGCTGCGTCCACGCCCTTATGAGGTAAGACAGGACATCTGGTTAACCGGTAAGCCGCTGGATAAGTTTAGCTTCCCATCTGGCCATACCCTGCATGCAGTGGTGTTTAGCATGGTGGCGTTAAGTTACTATCCGCAGCTAGCTTTTATCCTCGTGCCATTTACTCTCATGGTAGCGCTATCTCGCGTGGTATTGGGTTTGCACTATCCAAGTGATGTATTAGCTGGTGCACTAATCGGCGCCTCAATCGCGGGCCTATCTTTTCTCGTGGTGTAA
- a CDS encoding inorganic phosphate transporter — MDHAILIMAFLVVVALIFDFMNGFHDAANSIALMVSTRLLTPQAAVVWAAFFNFSAFLFFGLHVADTVGKGIIDPNIVNNAVIFGALIGAIAWNIITWWFGIPSSSSHALIGGLLGAGVAHAGTKGIILGTKLITTGVAIVLSPLFGMLLAMLLSVIVLWLFQKSSPYKTENRFNKMQFISSSLFSLGHGANDAQKTMGIITVLLFANGYLQGDFHVPFWVVISCQLAMGLGTLMGGWRIVRTMGMGITKVRPTGAFCAQTSGSIALFLATSFGIPVSTTHTITGAIVGVGVSRRASAVRWGLASRIVWAWVLTIPCAGLMAAIGYHLGRSFM; from the coding sequence ATGGATCACGCAATTCTCATCATGGCGTTTCTCGTCGTGGTTGCCCTCATATTTGACTTTATGAACGGCTTTCACGACGCAGCCAACTCTATTGCACTCATGGTTTCTACACGCTTACTTACACCGCAGGCTGCGGTAGTATGGGCTGCGTTTTTCAATTTCAGTGCATTTCTGTTTTTCGGCTTACATGTGGCTGACACGGTGGGTAAAGGGATTATTGACCCCAACATTGTGAATAATGCGGTAATATTTGGCGCACTGATTGGTGCAATTGCATGGAACATCATCACCTGGTGGTTCGGTATTCCGTCATCATCATCACACGCACTGATTGGTGGTTTACTGGGTGCCGGTGTGGCACATGCCGGTACGAAAGGCATCATTCTCGGTACTAAGCTAATCACTACCGGTGTTGCCATTGTCTTATCACCACTGTTTGGTATGCTACTGGCAATGCTGCTTTCAGTCATAGTGCTATGGTTATTTCAAAAATCTTCACCTTACAAAACAGAGAACCGCTTTAATAAGATGCAATTTATCTCGTCTTCTCTATTTAGCTTAGGGCATGGTGCTAACGATGCGCAAAAAACCATGGGGATTATCACCGTGCTACTATTCGCAAATGGCTATCTGCAAGGCGATTTTCATGTGCCATTCTGGGTAGTGATTTCATGCCAGCTAGCCATGGGCCTAGGCACCTTGATGGGTGGATGGCGTATTGTACGTACAATGGGTATGGGCATTACTAAAGTGCGCCCAACTGGCGCTTTCTGTGCGCAAACCTCTGGTTCTATCGCATTATTCCTAGCCACATCATTTGGTATTCCAGTTTCAACCACACACACTATCACGGGTGCGATTGTTGGCGTAGGTGTATCACGCCGCGCCTCTGCCGTGCGCTGGGGCTTAGCCTCAAGAATCGTATGGGCATGGGTACTCACGATTCCATGTGCCGGCTTGATGGCTGCGATTGGTTACCACCTAGGCCGCAGCTTTATGTAA
- the pstC gene encoding phosphate ABC transporter permease subunit PstC produces the protein MNTATQVLNKSLTPQISARLSKNFTRHLKERVIEFILMLAALSAVLTTAAIVGILLYESYGFFEFVPVSDFLTDTVWTPLFENPRYGILPLVSGTLTVTGVALLIAVPIGTISAIYLSEFASHRVRETIKPVLELLAGVPTIVFGFFALLFITPLLQKIMPGLPTFNMLSSGIVIGIMIIPYIASLSEDAMRAVPMSMREGSYAMGATRFQTAIRVVTPAAISGIVAAYILGISRAIGETMVVAIAAGQQPNLTFNPMDAAATITAYIVQVAMGDLPHGSIGYQSIFAAGLVLMLMTLTLNIIGHITRKKYSERY, from the coding sequence GTGAATACGGCAACCCAAGTGTTAAATAAATCATTAACCCCACAAATTAGCGCTCGCTTATCAAAGAACTTCACCCGCCACTTAAAAGAGCGTGTGATTGAGTTTATTTTGATGCTAGCGGCATTGTCTGCGGTATTAACTACTGCGGCCATTGTTGGCATTTTGTTGTATGAATCTTACGGTTTCTTTGAATTTGTGCCTGTGTCTGACTTTTTGACCGACACAGTCTGGACGCCATTATTTGAAAATCCACGTTATGGCATTTTACCTTTGGTATCCGGCACATTAACCGTGACTGGCGTGGCACTGCTGATCGCCGTGCCAATTGGTACCATTAGCGCCATTTACCTGTCTGAATTTGCATCACACCGCGTGCGTGAAACAATTAAGCCAGTGCTAGAGTTACTTGCAGGCGTGCCAACCATTGTGTTTGGTTTTTTTGCATTACTCTTTATTACCCCGCTATTACAAAAAATCATGCCGGGGCTGCCAACTTTTAACATGCTGAGTTCAGGCATTGTGATTGGCATTATGATTATTCCCTACATTGCTTCACTCTCAGAAGACGCAATGCGTGCAGTACCGATGAGCATGCGCGAAGGCTCTTATGCGATGGGCGCAACTCGTTTTCAAACAGCGATTCGCGTAGTAACGCCCGCTGCCATTTCAGGCATAGTAGCCGCTTACATTTTAGGCATTTCACGCGCCATTGGTGAAACCATGGTGGTAGCGATTGCCGCAGGCCAACAGCCTAACCTGACTTTCAACCCGATGGATGCAGCAGCCACCATCACCGCTTACATTGTGCAAGTTGCCATGGGCGACTTACCACACGGCAGCATAGGCTATCAAAGTATTTTTGCTGCAGGTCTAGTGCTGATGCTGATGACACTAACGCTCAACATTATCGGTCACATCACACGCAAGAAATATAGCGAGAGATATTAA
- a CDS encoding zinc dependent phospholipase C family protein, producing the protein MTHLYFAQSLLWAMPLLDPKLQNAIKKFPDLVMAGACIPDLALVSQPFNNTHAWKSAHQLLAAAQSDEEIALAIGYASHLYIDVIAHNHFVPAHEAMWFKNTMFTHITSEWAMDAYLTPLLKTSPHRLLSKNRTAITQFVSNHFNCAENTTSAAIRRLAVGDSLLRMVRLPQFIHRLARLVDRGTAQNFVYYISKTQIALADIGKVLDGNQPAFEAELKNISIEQLEQWRAECLNHLQHMHPQPVQYFTSQKH; encoded by the coding sequence ATGACCCACCTCTACTTTGCACAATCACTGTTATGGGCTATGCCGCTGCTAGACCCCAAGCTGCAAAACGCCATCAAGAAGTTTCCGGATCTAGTGATGGCTGGCGCATGCATCCCTGACTTGGCACTAGTAAGCCAGCCGTTTAACAACACGCATGCATGGAAAAGTGCTCATCAGTTACTGGCTGCAGCCCAATCTGATGAAGAAATAGCGCTTGCGATTGGCTATGCTAGCCACTTATATATAGACGTGATCGCACACAATCACTTTGTACCTGCCCATGAGGCCATGTGGTTTAAAAATACAATGTTCACCCATATCACGTCAGAATGGGCAATGGATGCCTATTTAACACCGCTGCTCAAAACATCACCACACCGTTTGCTGAGTAAGAATCGCACTGCGATTACCCAATTTGTCAGCAATCACTTTAATTGCGCCGAAAATACCACTAGCGCTGCAATTAGGCGACTGGCCGTAGGAGATAGCCTATTAAGGATGGTTAGACTACCGCAGTTTATTCACAGATTGGCACGCTTAGTAGACCGCGGTACAGCTCAGAACTTTGTATATTACATCTCAAAAACGCAAATCGCGTTAGCTGACATTGGAAAAGTATTGGACGGGAATCAACCCGCATTTGAAGCTGAGTTAAAAAATATCAGCATAGAGCAATTAGAACAGTGGCGTGCAGAGTGCTTGAATCATTTACAGCATATGCACCCACAACCGGTGCAATACTTCACATCGCAAAAACACTAA